The window CCTGCGAGGCGCGTACGGACCGCGCATGCGGAACTGGGCCGGCCACGTGGACCAGCTTCGCCGTGTCGTCGAGATCCTCAAGGAGGACCCCGACTCCCGTCGAGCGGTGATCCAGCTCTACGACCCGTCCCAGGATGCCGCCGGCCATAAGGACGTACCCTGCACGCTCGGCTTCCGCTTCCATCTGCGCGCCGGCCGCCTGCACATGGCAACCACCATGAGGGGCCAGGACGTGTGGATCGGGATGCCGTACGACCTGTTCTTCACCACGACCCTGCACGAACTGGTCGCAGGGTGGCTCGGCGCCGAACTCGGCCCTCACCACCATCACGTCGGCTCGCTTCACATCTACGAGCGCGATCTCCCCCAGGCTGTTGGGCTCTCCGAGGTCGCCGCGAGCCCGGTCATGCCGCCCCTCACCACGCCGTGGGAGAGCTTCGATCATCTTCTCCATCAGGTCGAGGTCGGCGAGCCCGTGAACCATCCCGGCTGGAAGGCGATGGCCGAGACGATGCGCAGCTACCGCCTGTGGCGGAACGGACAGCGCAGGCAGGCGTTTCAGGTCGCCGACCACATCGCCGGACCACTGCGACCGGCCCTGATCAGCTGGTACGGCAGATTGCGCCAGCGCGGCGCGGCGCTCGGCACAGGGGTCTCCGAGGAAGCGAGCTGAATCCTCATGGACCACTCCAACGTCATCCTCGGAGTCTGCTCATATACGCACGACTCCGCCGCCGCCCTCCTCGTGGACGGGCAGCTGATCGGCTTCGCTGAGGAGGAGCGGCTCAACGGGCGCAAGCACACCTCCGACTACCCGGGCCGTTCCGTCGACTGGCTGTTACGCGAGGCCGGAATCACCGCCGGCGACGTGGACGCCGTCGCGTACAACTTCCAGCCCGTCGGATACCTCTACGAGTCTCCCGCCGCCCTGCGTCTGGTGTCTTCGGCGACGACGCGTGACCGGGCGATAGCTCGGGCTGTCGGGTTCGCCAGGGTTGCCTGCCGTACCCGACGCCGCCTCAGGGCCTTGAGCCGGCGGTTCCCCACCGCACGGGTCTCGGCCGTCCAGCACCACAGGGCGCACCAGTTGGTGGCCTTCGCCGCGTCCGGCTGGGAAGAGTCCGCCGTGCTCGTCGTCGACAGCCTGGGCGAGCGTCAGACCACCACCATCGCGCATGCGCACGATGCCTTCCGCCCTGTCGCGCGCACTCTGCACTCGATCAATGACCCGG of the Streptomyces sp. NBC_00287 genome contains:
- a CDS encoding thymidylate synthase, producing the protein MTTLSADSVAELFAGALALAQNGEPVSPRGMQTREVLDVHMTLTQPRARLLHAPPTRVLNPAFAVAETVWHLSGSDAPWIFGYNSKLRQYADDGVLRGAYGPRMRNWAGHVDQLRRVVEILKEDPDSRRAVIQLYDPSQDAAGHKDVPCTLGFRFHLRAGRLHMATTMRGQDVWIGMPYDLFFTTTLHELVAGWLGAELGPHHHHVGSLHIYERDLPQAVGLSEVAASPVMPPLTTPWESFDHLLHQVEVGEPVNHPGWKAMAETMRSYRLWRNGQRRQAFQVADHIAGPLRPALISWYGRLRQRGAALGTGVSEEAS